Proteins from a genomic interval of Hydrogenophaga sp. PAMC20947:
- a CDS encoding SH3-like domain-containing protein — translation MDGIHDLGGRQGFGKVSPEDREAFHEYWEKKINAISGRLVGQSVYNMDEYRHAIERMDPRHYMAASYYERVYTAVVTLCVEKGIFTVEELDSAAGESVPLAGPAKPGRVAESELPVLAIGDTVRVKMDFVGGHVRMPAYARGMAGLIVGQSPEYPFPDAAAHGLHSARQRTYDVCFKSTDLWSGAVEEADVHVGVFHSYLEKIS, via the coding sequence ATGGATGGCATACATGACCTAGGCGGACGCCAGGGATTTGGCAAGGTTTCCCCAGAAGACCGCGAGGCATTTCACGAGTATTGGGAAAAGAAAATCAATGCCATCTCCGGCCGATTGGTGGGCCAGAGCGTCTACAACATGGACGAATACCGCCACGCGATCGAACGAATGGATCCGCGCCACTACATGGCCGCCTCCTACTACGAGCGGGTGTACACCGCAGTGGTCACACTCTGCGTTGAGAAGGGAATCTTCACGGTCGAGGAGCTGGACTCAGCGGCGGGGGAAAGCGTACCGCTGGCTGGGCCAGCGAAGCCCGGTCGCGTGGCTGAATCCGAGCTCCCCGTGCTGGCCATCGGTGACACAGTGCGGGTCAAGATGGACTTCGTGGGTGGACACGTGCGTATGCCTGCTTATGCCAGGGGCATGGCTGGTCTTATCGTCGGCCAGTCGCCAGAATACCCTTTCCCCGATGCAGCAGCACACGGCTTGCACAGCGCCCGCCAACGGACTTATGACGTGTGTTTCAAGAGCACCGACTTGTGGTCCGGTGCGGTCGAAGAGGCAGACGTCCATGTCGGCGTCTTCCATTCTTACCTTGAAAAAATCTCATGA
- a CDS encoding amidase produces the protein MSGEDESLCRLGAQALLDGYLAGEFQPSQVVDAYLARIARLDSKLHAYVIVLADEARAQAEASDLRYRASTARALEGLPIALKDLIELAGYDTTAGSATRRGLPPSTITSTIANRLVDAGAVLLGKVHTAEFAFGAWGDNEHMGTPWNPWDLQVQHTPGGSSSGSGVAVAACMAPVAIGTDTGGSVRIPAGFNGLVGLKTTTGRISAYGVIPLSQTLDTPGVLARSVTDAALIYGVLQGHDDLDPRTWSRPKPVPTTLPLDDLSDLRLACLCEVDRVGIDEDVLAAYDRCLGLLESLGASIVILTLERPLISYAEPTPMAVEAFALYGELAQDPSSLMDPQVRKRVLGGNVSATEYLKIREVMTAQTVDFHRRLIGLDAFILPTSQVPAVPLSGIGTRPNASLLTRFGNTFGLCGVAMPSGYNHAGLPLSLQILCRGYQEDSAMRIASALEIRTSDERHYPEL, from the coding sequence ATGAGCGGCGAGGACGAATCTCTATGCCGTCTCGGCGCACAGGCCTTGCTCGACGGCTATCTGGCTGGTGAGTTTCAGCCCTCCCAGGTCGTCGATGCTTACTTGGCGCGGATCGCTCGACTCGATTCGAAGCTGCACGCCTACGTGATCGTGCTTGCCGACGAAGCCCGCGCGCAGGCCGAGGCCTCGGATCTTCGGTATCGTGCCAGCACTGCTCGTGCGTTGGAAGGATTGCCAATCGCACTCAAAGACTTGATCGAGCTGGCGGGGTATGACACCACGGCGGGTTCCGCCACGCGGAGAGGTCTACCGCCGTCGACCATCACGAGCACCATTGCCAATCGATTGGTCGACGCAGGTGCGGTGCTACTCGGTAAGGTGCACACCGCTGAATTCGCCTTTGGAGCCTGGGGTGACAACGAACACATGGGCACGCCCTGGAATCCATGGGACCTTCAAGTCCAGCATACGCCTGGCGGTTCAAGCAGCGGCAGCGGCGTGGCTGTCGCCGCGTGCATGGCTCCAGTTGCAATCGGCACAGATACCGGCGGATCAGTGCGAATTCCTGCAGGGTTCAATGGCTTGGTTGGACTCAAGACCACCACGGGTCGAATCAGTGCATACGGTGTTATCCCACTGAGCCAGACGCTCGACACCCCCGGGGTCCTTGCCCGGTCGGTCACCGATGCTGCTTTGATCTATGGGGTGCTACAAGGCCACGACGATCTGGACCCGCGAACCTGGTCTCGACCTAAGCCGGTACCCACCACACTCCCGCTGGATGATTTGTCGGATCTGCGCCTGGCCTGTCTATGCGAGGTCGATCGCGTTGGCATCGACGAAGATGTTTTAGCAGCTTACGACCGTTGCTTGGGTTTGCTGGAGAGCCTTGGCGCCAGTATCGTCATACTGACGTTGGAGCGTCCTCTGATTTCTTATGCCGAACCCACCCCAATGGCGGTCGAGGCATTCGCGCTCTACGGCGAGCTGGCGCAGGACCCATCCAGCCTTATGGATCCCCAAGTGCGAAAACGGGTGCTCGGCGGTAACGTATCGGCGACTGAATATCTGAAGATCCGTGAAGTCATGACGGCACAGACTGTGGACTTCCACCGTCGCTTGATTGGCCTTGATGCCTTCATCTTACCAACTTCCCAAGTTCCAGCGGTGCCGCTGAGCGGCATTGGTACACGCCCGAATGCGAGCTTGCTTACCCGTTTTGGCAACACCTTCGGCTTGTGTGGTGTGGCGATGCCGAGTGGGTATAACCATGCAGGGTTGCCATTGTCCCTACAAATCTTGTGTCGCGGATACCAGGAGGATTCCGCGATGCGGATTGCGTCCGCACTCGAAATTCGTACCAGTGACGAACGGCACTACCCGGAACTGTAG
- a CDS encoding VOC family protein, which yields MSSSHQPIVSPAIVSSGEIRMRFSRAMSEMYRQEVPKYGTLVELVADINARIFEQQPALYEKMQRTGELDRLRVERHGAIRVGTAAELSMLRRLFAIMGMEPVGYYDLSAAGVPVHSTAFRPVGDAALRSNPFRVFTSLLRLDLIADDALRATASSILAQRHIFTPRVLELITHSETMGGLQSAKADDFVREALETFRWHSEATVNADTYEKLKNAHRLIADVVCFKGPHINHLTPCTLDIDSAQAKMPARGMDAKDVVEGPPRRDCPILLRQTSFKAMEESVHFTDRSGAHAARFGEIEQRGVALTREGRLLYDQLLAEVHEMGSAGGSALEYGARLEQVFAKFPDTHAALRAQNLAFYRYTLTEQGKTLDSTATDAEADLSSLLERGLVEAEPITYEDFLPVSAAGIFQSNLGGQEQVHYVSNAAQQAFEADLGAPVHDEIKLYEAAQQRSIAQVRAALRGRAAEVTV from the coding sequence ATGAGTTCATCGCACCAGCCCATCGTGTCCCCTGCAATCGTTTCAAGCGGCGAAATCCGCATGCGTTTTTCACGAGCCATGTCCGAGATGTACCGGCAGGAAGTACCGAAGTACGGGACCTTGGTCGAGCTTGTGGCCGACATCAACGCCCGCATTTTCGAGCAGCAACCCGCCTTGTACGAAAAGATGCAACGCACAGGCGAGCTGGACCGCCTGCGAGTGGAGCGCCACGGAGCAATCCGCGTAGGCACTGCTGCGGAGCTGAGCATGTTGCGCCGACTGTTCGCCATCATGGGCATGGAGCCAGTGGGCTACTACGACCTTTCAGCTGCGGGCGTACCGGTTCATTCCACGGCCTTCCGCCCTGTCGGCGATGCAGCCCTGAGATCCAATCCGTTTCGGGTATTCACGTCTCTTCTGCGACTGGACCTGATTGCGGATGACGCATTGCGTGCAACTGCATCCAGCATCCTGGCGCAGCGACACATTTTCACGCCACGCGTACTGGAGCTGATTACCCACAGCGAAACCATGGGAGGACTCCAAAGCGCCAAGGCTGATGACTTTGTTCGCGAAGCCCTGGAGACCTTTCGTTGGCACAGCGAAGCCACGGTGAATGCCGACACCTACGAAAAACTGAAAAATGCACACCGACTTATTGCCGATGTTGTCTGCTTTAAGGGCCCGCACATCAACCACCTGACGCCCTGCACGTTGGATATTGACTCGGCCCAAGCCAAGATGCCTGCACGCGGCATGGACGCCAAGGACGTAGTGGAAGGACCTCCCCGGCGAGATTGCCCCATTCTGTTGCGTCAGACCAGCTTTAAGGCGATGGAAGAGTCAGTGCATTTCACAGATCGATCTGGCGCGCACGCAGCACGCTTTGGCGAGATCGAGCAACGCGGCGTGGCCCTCACGCGTGAAGGCCGCTTGCTGTACGACCAACTGCTTGCTGAAGTACATGAGATGGGCAGTGCAGGCGGATCTGCGCTCGAATATGGCGCGCGCCTGGAACAAGTATTTGCCAAGTTCCCCGACACACATGCTGCTCTGCGCGCTCAGAATCTAGCGTTCTACCGGTACACCTTGACCGAGCAAGGTAAGACCCTGGACAGCACTGCCACAGATGCAGAAGCGGATCTATCGTCCCTGCTCGAGCGCGGCCTAGTAGAGGCCGAACCTATCACCTATGAAGACTTTCTGCCAGTGAGCGCAGCGGGCATTTTCCAATCCAACTTGGGCGGCCAAGAACAAGTGCACTACGTTTCCAATGCGGCCCAGCAAGCGTTCGAAGCCGATCTGGGCGCCCCGGTGCATGATGAAATCAAACTATACGAAGCAGCTCAACAACGCTCCATCGCTCAAGTGCGCGCAGCCTTGCGCGGCCGGGCCGCTGAGGTAACTGTATGA